The DNA window ATAAGcttttgacttttcttttaaggttccttgattttctttccttcttttctttttttgggcgggggggtcttgggaataaaacctgggtcctttggctttgcaggcaagtgacttatccactaaaccatctctccagcacttgctattattgatttttaaaaattatttatccagGTTTGGGAACACacaccattagtcccagcactcaagagggagaggtagtaggatcgctgtgagttcaaggccacccttagaatacacaacgaattccaggtcaaactgaactagagtgaaaccctatttaaaaaaaaaaaaaaatcatttctgtgtgtttgtgtgtgtgtgtgcacaggcacatgcatatgaaagtCTCTACTGCATACAAATGCCTGTCCAGTTTTACAAGGGtagctggggaagtgaacctgggtcagcagctTTGCtaacaagcactttttttttttctcaatttttgttaacatattccatgattataaaaatataccaaGGTAATACCCACATtctccccactttcacctttgaaattccattctccatcatatcccctccccatcccaatcagtctctcttttattttgatgtcatgatcttttcctcctattatgatggtcttgtgtaggtagtgtcaggcactgtgaggtcatgggtatccatgccattttgtctctggaggagcacgttgtaaggagtcctacccttcctttggctcttacattctttctgccacctcttctgcattagaccctgagccttggaaggtgtggtagagatattgcagtacttagcactccagtcacttctttccagcaccatgatgccttctgagtcatgccaaggtcactgccatctaaaaagaaaaggttctctaccaaaagtgagagtagcattaatataagggtgtgaacattaagagaagtgcttactgggcaatttggtgagcatagtatatacatttagctagacagtaGCAAACATTACaccgctagggctcatgactacccctgatttaagttttcagtatcagggatgtattccctcccatggagcgggcctccagtacaattagagggcatttgtttcccaccatgacagacgtgccactatagccctgttggctcatttggcctggctggccaaatacaaggcttgcagtgtccactgttgagtatcttcactggtgatatctctttctcccattgaactgcatgtagaatggcttcttacagctttctgtcagctggtctacatggagaaggttatcatctcagttccagcaggatttctcagtgcccttgcagtccaagtatgtggagtctccagcaatgGGGTctgaccatctattcctggtgggaaacaaagggcctcggcaatggcctataatgttttgggggcatcagggaccaccctggccaacaactcactggaaggtatctcatccctggcactgaaaatttcctagcaacaatctacagctcctgagtgttccattgcccaaaaatgGAGGATTCCATTTGATCTTTGTTTAATTTCCTCTTagcttttgattagccctccttccacctttcctttactcaatctcttcccttgacctcactttaggcctttttacccccttCAACCTATtcttctatgtatatatatacaatacaatcctattaagtacccccatcCTATCCTtgttggattttgtgaaatgctttctctgcatctaatgagacaatcatgtgatttttgtccttcagtacatttatataatgcattacatttatcaatttgagtatgttgatccatccctgcatctctgggataaagcttacttggtcattgtgcatgatctttctgatatattcttgtattctttttgccaatattttgtggagaatttttaaatctatgttcatgagtgagattggtctgttattttctttttttgttctatctttgcctggttttggtatcagggtgatgctagcttcatagaaggagtttggtaggattccttcttctattttatggaaaagcttaagaagtaatggtgttagttcttccctgaaggtctggtaaaattcatcagtgaatccatctgggcctggactttttatagttgggagatttttggtaaCTTTTTGCATCTccaatgattttagcttaatcttgatagtcATTGATTATATGTACCagggaaatttttattaacataaaacaattttatgttttccccataatttaaatttgataaagcttaagcaagctatcccagcATATTTTACCTAACTTGAGCGTCAACattatagtgactgaaattaaattacTTAAAGCATCTTTAAGAATTTGTAAATACGGGTGGCGCCATGTTGGGCCATGAATGTGGCAAGAAGAAGCCCCTGAAACATCCCAAGAAACAGACCAAGGAGATGGATGAGGAGGATAAGGCTTTCAAGCAGAAACAGAAGGAGGAACAGAAGAAACTTGAGGAGCTGAAAGCAAAGGCTTCAGGGAAAGGACCCCTGGCCACAGGTGGAATTAAGAAATCTGGCAAAAAGTAAGCTGTTCCAAAGTCTTGAGAATATGGTGCCCCTTATCCATTCCTATTTAAACATCTGGATTTCCTGTCATTGTTAACATCTTTTGCTACCTGTAACTAGAATGAAGTGTTGTCTTGGGGTCTGGTGCACGTtacaataaacttttttaaaaaattgtaaatagttgaaaaagtcttttactttaggcatggtgtttaagtTTACAatgcctgaaaattctttcctacacacacatacttttatCCACGTAcattaacattttgatctaagttccactcaaaaagcatttttaatgagcaatcTATGACCAACGTTGAAAAttttcttcccagttccttcaatccactcatctcaccccataattaaccatcattcttataagactattaagaaaaactacaccaaattgattattCCCGTTATTCGCTGACAGGCAAGTAGTTTAGGTTAATGACAATTTTATGGCATTAGTACCtgtaacacacttggaaatgattttattaggagtaactaaggcaaattttgtttctctattgaggcaggctggcctagtaatcaggtcagttgcctcctccttttaagtaacaggacattacaatctttgttaaaatacctggcaaattataagtcaccacctcagagagaattttgttgttatcaataatcctctatgtaagttaaaGTCGAcctagaaaatatatttatgatatcttAAGAAAATATAGCATTGTTTTTGTAAAATCTTatttcaccataggctttagttaagagtgatctttttttttttttttttttgccacttcatggtgttggtgttggtgctGCAGGCGGGGGCTGGGCTATGCAGGATCTCTCATGACTCACCACCTTTGGATCAACCTTGCCCTGCTCCTTGGCACTCACCCAGGCTCAGGTCTGGTACATTTAGATGTAATGGTCAAGATGACTGCTGGCCCAAGCCCAGCTTCCTGAAGGGGAAAGGAGTGAGAGGGTCACCCTAGACCACTGGGGGCCTCTAGAGAAGTGAGAGGGCCCTCAAGACTGCCAGGGGCTGCTGGAGAATGGAGAGGGCCCCTCAAACCACTGGTTGCCATTGGAGACATTGCTCCCCCATGGGCCAAGTTTCCACTGTCTAGGCCAGCTTGTAAGTTTCCTTCTGCCCTAGCAGAGAAACTTGAAAGGATATGAAAAGGGAATGAGGGGAAATTTCTTTTCTGAACTGTTTGTTTCCtggccagataagctatgtggttCCATATGTCTGGGTCACTTGGATCCCCAGAATTCATCCAGGGGGTGACCTAaaggacttcttcccaaaagaaGCTAGCCTCTTTGTGGGAGAGCTTCATTCCCCTAACTTTCAAGACAGCCTGAATCTACAaatctgtgatttcttttggtgggagacaatattgttcatgatagaaaaagaggggaaatgccaagaccagagggtaTCATTCTCAAGGGCTTAATACACCACAGGGGATTCCCCAATAGTCCAGTCATAAGCCTATCCACAAGTTAAAGAGACTGGTGACCTACCCTAGAGGCTTTTCAGAGGTCAATGTGTTAGTGGCTTTTTGTGTTGAAAAGAAGTAGATGTAAGATCTTTGCCAACACCCAGCGGGTtgttggggtccaggcagaggacatcTGGCCTTTagtcaatactgaagagtggccttggccaagagatgTCAGTTGCCAGTTTATTGTGTCTGGTCCCTCCTGATGGCACAAACCAAAACTAAAAGAGGCAAGGTCACATGGGCCAatatctcccagtccctctgtgaGAGCACTCATCAATCCTGTCCCATCCcatagggtccctgttcaggtgcttgctgtgggtccctggatccttggggGCCACAGTTCTCTGAAGGCATTCAGGCAACCATGGGGAGTGAGTGTGATGGAAGAATCACTTTCAGGAGACAGTCTTTGTGAACAGCTCACTTTAATCAATAGGGGAAtggttttataagcagttgagagtgggaaaAGTGTCCTAAATGGATTGGATATACCAGGTTGCTTGCTGGTGCCTAAACAGCATATGGGTACATACATTCTAGCACATAAGCAATGGCAGGGAGAAGGTATatggtacagggggatgggctgtgcaaaggttgctggctgatacaatataaggagtttcctaggcaactggccaatgGTCACAGGGCAAAGCATAAGTTTAGgcatgctgggcttggagaggaagTGGCTTCCTGTAGCCTGGGGTTACTTAGCCTTGCCTGGCAactcaggcccatctcctgatggctccagcctgtgtctggcagtgcccgacataccacatctttattatccattcatctgtaaagggacatctaggctggttccatttcctagctgttgtgaatagagcagcaataaagatggttgtacaagtatccctaaggtagtgagaaaagtcattaggatacatgcctaggtgtgctggatcacatggtaaatctatttttagctgtctcaagcacctccacattgatttccaaaatggctctactagattacattcccaccaatagtgtagaagcaTTCCCCTTTCTcagcatcctcgccaacatttattgtcagttGTTTCTTGATGGGAGCCATTCttacaggagtaagatggaatctcaaagtagttttaatttgcatttccttgatggctaatgatttgaacacatttttagatctttatttctgcattttgtccaatgagaactctctatttagttccatagcccattttttaattacattatttgatttttttgagtttttgtctGTTCtgcatattaatcctctgtc is part of the Jaculus jaculus isolate mJacJac1 chromosome X, mJacJac1.mat.Y.cur, whole genome shotgun sequence genome and encodes:
- the LOC123453225 gene encoding translation machinery-associated protein 7-like, giving the protein MLGHECGKKKPLKHPKKQTKEMDEEDKAFKQKQKEEQKKLEELKAKASGKGPLATGGIKKSGKK